In Fibrobacter sp., one DNA window encodes the following:
- a CDS encoding zinc ribbon domain-containing protein, with protein MPTYEYKCKSCGKVFQKFQSMTEAPLAECPTCKGSVERIVGTDGGLIFKGAGFHRNNYPSTQSSSSRCGRETPCCGRDSFCGSPKCET; from the coding sequence ATGCCCACCTATGAATACAAATGCAAATCATGTGGAAAGGTATTTCAAAAATTTCAAAGCATGACTGAAGCGCCATTGGCCGAATGCCCGACTTGCAAAGGATCGGTTGAGAGAATTGTAGGTACGGATGGTGGGTTGATTTTCAAGGGTGCCGGTTTCCACCGTAACAATTATCCAAGTACGCAAAGTTCCAGTTCACGTTGTGGAAGGGAAACACCGTGTTGCGGCAGGGATTCATTCTGTGGAAGTCCGAAATGCGAGACATGA
- a CDS encoding 4Fe-4S binding protein, whose amino-acid sequence MAVKVDKEKCTGCAACKSACPMDAIEMKNGKAHINESCVECGACLSNCPQGALSL is encoded by the coding sequence ATGGCTGTAAAAGTAGATAAAGAAAAGTGTACAGGCTGTGCTGCTTGCAAATCAGCTTGCCCGATGGATGCAATTGAGATGAAAAACGGGAAAGCCCACATCAATGAATCGTGCGTAGAATGCGGAGCTTGTTTGTCGAATTGTCCGCAAGGTGCTTTGAGTTTATAG